Part of the Streptomyces sp. NBC_00457 genome, CAACTGGCTTATGGCTGCACGGCACTGGACGCACTGCGCGCCGCCTTTCCGGCCGGCACGCTCTCCGGTGCTCCCAAGATCAGGGCCATGGAGATCATCTCTGAACTGGAGCCCCAGCAGCGCGGTGTCTACGGCGGGGCCCTGGGCTTCGCCGGCTTCAACGGCCACCTCGACTTCGCTATCGCCCTGCGCACCATGGTCGTCGCTGACGATCATGTATATGTCCAGGCTGGCGCGGGTATCGTTGCTGACTCCGACCCCGCCTCCGAGTATCGCGAGACCCTGCACAAGTCCCGCGCGATGATCACGGCTGTCGTGCGTGCGGAGGCAGAGGCGTGATGGTGACCGACGCAGGTCCGAAGTTCGTAGTCCGCCCGCGCGTCGCGGTGATCGACAACTACGACTCGTTCACTTACAACCTCGTGCACTACCTCGCCGAGCTGGGCGCTGCTCCCTCGGTGTTCCGCAACGACGCCACCACCATTGCCGAACTCGCCTCGTACAGGATGGTGGTGATATCCCCTGGCCCGTGCACCCCGGCCGAGGCGGGCATCTCCGTCGAGGCGGTCCGTGCCCTCAGTGGGCGCCTCCCGATCCTTGGTGTCTGTCTCGGTCACCAGTGTATCGCCGACGCTTTCGGCGGATCCGTGGTGCGCGGTGAGCCGGTGCATGGCAAGACAGCGTTGGTGCGTCACGAAGGCATCGTCATGGGCCTACGTCACCGCGACCACCCGACGTGCGGAGTTCAGTTCCACCCCGAGTCGATACTCACCCCCCACGGTAAACAGTTGATCGCAAACTTCTTGGAGTTCGGCGATGATTGGCCTGCTGCGAATACTCGCCCGGCGCAGACTGACGAAGCTGGAGTCTGCCGAGGCATTGCGCGCAATCATGCGCGGAGAGGCCACAACAGCTACAGCTCAGATCACCGGATTCGCGCTGTCCATTGCGGTCCATGGTGAGTCCGCCGACGAGCCGACTGGAATGGCCCATGCAGCTCGCGAGTTCGCAACTCCGGTGAAATCAGAGGGCGACGTACCCGATACCTGCGGTACCGGTGGAGACGCCCCGGGCACCTTCAACATTTCCACCGCCTCGGCGCTGGTGGCGGCTGCTTGCGGGGTACGCGTCGCCGACCGAGGCAATCGCAGTGCGTCCTCGGCATGTGGCAGGGCGGACGTGCTGGAGGAACTCGGCGTTCGTATTGATCTTGGTGCCCCGTTACGCACCTCGGCGTACCGAGCCCGCACCTTGTCGAACCGATGGCGGAGGCCCTCGACCGACCGGGTATCGCGCGCGCCCTCCCGGCCCGGGGCATGGAGCTGCGCGACGGCAGCCGCATGGCGTATCGCTTCGCCCCCACTGATCACGGACTGCGTCCGGGCCGCGATCTTGGCAACTCTGGAACTACCGGGAGGCGGTGTGACACGCAAATCGAGCGATGGCCACGGTGAAGCGGATGTGCAGGGTGACCGTACGGCTCGGCAAGGCGGAAGCGGCACTGTGAGTGACGTGCTGGCAGAGCTTGTGGCCCAGGCCGTGGAACAAACTGCGCGCCGTCGA contains:
- a CDS encoding anthranilate synthase component II; the encoded protein is MVTDAGPKFVVRPRVAVIDNYDSFTYNLVHYLAELGAAPSVFRNDATTIAELASYRMVVISPGPCTPAEAGISVEAVRALSGRLPILGVCLGHQCIADAFGGSVVRGEPVHGKTALVRHEGIVMGLRHRDHPTCGVQFHPESILTPHGKQLIANFLEFGDDWPAANTRPAQTDEAGVCRGIARNHARRGHNSYSSDHRIRAVHCGPW